The following coding sequences are from one Dromaius novaehollandiae isolate bDroNov1 chromosome 22, bDroNov1.hap1, whole genome shotgun sequence window:
- the LOC135330631 gene encoding proline-rich protein 36-like — protein MASQAVGIHPVPLPAPLSSAPSFSFFPRGSVQCPIPLFSYSFLCPAPPSLLYSFHLCDNICVHLTGSLSLYPALHRPLPLPLPVPARCPSVRLPIRLPLSSAFLPVLLFAFPALCPPLQPSLSISIPLLSSSSIYLPPYPSFPLFCPISLSELPSLFFSLHLSGQLFVVLVLFPSLLLAPCPSLPVPAPLSGSPPFSVAPSPFLWPPRLPHFSLFCSPVLCAALPPSVWPSVPLFLFLCPVPRPWGRLSVPLFLSPSIHLPSSLPLFSFVLPPVPASRWRSVVPLRFVWCGGWREVVGARQRW, from the coding sequence ATGGCGAGCCAGGCTGtcgggatccatccggttccgctccctgcccctctgtccagcgctccatccttctctttctttccccgtggctctgtccagtgccccatccctttgtttagctactcgttcctctgcccagctcccccatccctcttgtactctttccatctctgtgacaatatctgcgtccatctaactggctctctatcgctctatccagctcttcatcgtcctcttcctcttcctctcccagtacctgcccgctgtccttccgtgcggctccccatccgtctgccgctctcgtctgcctttctgcctgtacttctctttgccttcccagccctctgtccacccctccagccatctctctctatttccatccctctgctcagctcctcatccatctatttgcctccctatccctcttttcccctgttttgtcccatctctctgtctgaattgccctccctctttttctctctccacctttctggccagctcttcgtcgttctcgtcctcttcccatcgctcctactggctccctgtccctctcttcccgtcCCCGCTCCTCTctccggttctccccccttctctgttgCTCCCTCGCCATTCCTCTGGCCGCCTcgccttccccatttttctctcttctgctccccggtcctctgtgcagccctccctccatctgtgtggccctctgtccctctctttctcttcctttgtccagtgcccagaccctggggccggctctctgtccctctctttctttctccctccatccatctgccaagctctctgcccctcttttcttttgttctcccccctgtccccgcgtccaggtggaggtctgtcgttcctttgcgttttgtctggtgcggcgggtggCGAGAGGTGGTCGGCGCTCGGCAGAGATGGtga